A single window of Usitatibacter rugosus DNA harbors:
- a CDS encoding PqqD family protein, with protein sequence MEFCLAYVPARAELYRLNPSAWFVLRMCDGLTEPELAQAYHGALEPVLSLEDCRREVRGGLESLLGMGIIEKVHAVPRTAKVTKRK encoded by the coding sequence ATGGAATTCTGCCTCGCCTATGTTCCGGCGCGGGCCGAGCTCTACCGCCTCAATCCGTCGGCGTGGTTCGTGCTGAGGATGTGCGATGGGCTCACCGAGCCGGAGTTGGCGCAGGCCTACCACGGGGCGCTGGAGCCCGTGCTGAGCCTCGAGGACTGCCGCCGCGAAGTGCGCGGCGGCCTGGAGAGCCTGCTGGGGATGGGAATCATCGAGAAGGTGCACGCGGTGCCACGCACCGCGAAGGTGACGAAGCGCAAATAA
- a CDS encoding radical SAM protein — protein MRPRYETPPHLTISITDTCNLACKWCYADCGSKRERRPLETGEWLSFIDYLAENGFIQVYFEGGEPFHLRGFMRILAHATPRMMTFVRTNGTLVTPRLASRLAKLGVGRMLVDIQGANAGTHDGLTGSPGSFDKACAAVRRLAGEGIKTDVLVILNRRNAGELQALADLAREMGAKRLGILRLYPLGRAKRAWTELSLSIEEQQAAVTAVRPGEGFEIMQSWHPRDRNCCWQAAAVNATGDSIGCMYLREYVNFGNVLETPLLETWSTHPLYQQLRKGNVKSSCSSCNENDGTQGGCRSTAYAFRGSWDAPDPFCSHLNDGIDLRVLPIRLLPQDA, from the coding sequence ATGAGGCCTCGCTACGAGACCCCGCCGCACCTCACCATCTCCATCACGGACACCTGCAACCTGGCTTGCAAGTGGTGCTATGCCGATTGCGGCAGCAAGCGGGAGCGCCGTCCGCTCGAGACCGGGGAGTGGCTTTCCTTCATCGACTACCTGGCCGAGAACGGCTTCATCCAGGTGTACTTCGAAGGCGGCGAGCCGTTCCATCTGCGCGGCTTCATGCGCATCCTCGCGCACGCCACGCCCAGGATGATGACCTTCGTGAGGACCAACGGAACGCTGGTCACTCCGCGCCTCGCATCGCGCCTCGCAAAGCTCGGCGTGGGCCGGATGCTGGTCGACATCCAGGGCGCCAACGCTGGCACCCACGATGGGCTCACCGGCAGCCCCGGCAGCTTCGACAAGGCTTGCGCCGCGGTCCGGCGCCTCGCGGGCGAGGGCATAAAGACCGACGTACTCGTGATCCTCAACCGCCGGAACGCCGGCGAGCTCCAGGCGCTGGCCGACCTCGCGCGCGAGATGGGCGCCAAGCGCCTGGGCATCCTGCGGCTCTATCCCCTCGGCCGCGCCAAGCGCGCGTGGACGGAGCTTTCCCTGTCCATCGAGGAGCAGCAGGCCGCGGTGACCGCCGTTCGTCCCGGCGAGGGCTTCGAGATCATGCAGTCCTGGCATCCGCGCGACCGCAACTGCTGCTGGCAGGCGGCCGCCGTGAACGCGACGGGCGATTCCATCGGCTGCATGTACCTGCGGGAATACGTGAACTTCGGCAACGTCCTCGAGACGCCGCTGCTCGAGACGTGGAGCACGCATCCGCTCTACCAGCAGCTGCGCAAGGGCAACGTGAAGAGCTCGTGCTCCTCGTGCAACGAGAACGACGGGACCCAGGGCGGCTGCCGCTCGACGGCCTACGCCTTCCGCGGCTCCTGGGACGCCCCGGACCCTTTCTGCTCGCATCTCAACGATGGGATCGATTTGCGTGTCCTCCCGATACGATTGCTACCGCAGGACGCCTGA
- a CDS encoding carbonic anhydrase, producing MKIVQALALTSAAVALCAAIPAMAEGGHWGYTGHGGPKEWGTLDPAFSTCKLGKHQSPIDIHGAKAADLPAIQFDYKPSALKVIDNGHTIQVNYAPGSTIDVGGSKYELLQFHFHHPSEEKVNGKPHAMVAHLVHRNAEGKLAVVAVLLDKGGNSDVIDAIWKNLPKEKEKEVAVEGVTIDVAKLLPANRGYYAFEGSLTTPPCSEDVRWLVLKSPVKIASAQVAAFGKLYPMNARPTQPLNGRSLQASK from the coding sequence ATGAAGATCGTCCAGGCACTGGCACTCACGTCCGCCGCAGTGGCGCTTTGCGCCGCGATTCCGGCGATGGCCGAAGGCGGCCACTGGGGCTACACCGGCCACGGCGGTCCGAAGGAATGGGGCACGCTCGATCCGGCCTTCTCGACGTGCAAGCTTGGCAAGCACCAGTCGCCGATCGACATCCACGGCGCGAAGGCCGCGGACCTGCCCGCAATCCAGTTCGACTACAAGCCTTCCGCGCTGAAGGTGATCGACAACGGCCACACGATCCAGGTGAACTACGCGCCGGGCAGCACGATCGACGTCGGCGGCTCGAAGTACGAGCTCCTGCAGTTCCACTTCCACCATCCGAGCGAGGAGAAGGTGAACGGCAAGCCGCACGCGATGGTGGCGCACCTCGTTCACAGGAACGCGGAAGGCAAGCTCGCCGTGGTCGCCGTGCTGCTCGACAAGGGCGGCAACAGCGACGTGATCGACGCGATCTGGAAGAACCTGCCGAAGGAGAAAGAGAAGGAGGTCGCGGTCGAGGGCGTGACCATCGACGTCGCGAAGCTGCTTCCGGCGAACCGCGGCTACTACGCGTTCGAAGGATCGCTCACCACGCCGCCCTGCAGCGAGGACGTTCGCTGGCTGGTGCTGAAGAGCCCGGTGAAGATCGCCTCCGCGCAGGTCGCCGCGTTCGGCAAGCTCTATCCGATGAACGCACGGCCCACGCAACCGCTGAACGGACGGTCGCTACAGGCGAGCAAGTAG
- a CDS encoding type II secretion system protein GspD, with product MSAACAFAQSPGGPSLLNRLLSQQSQPPASPAPVPAASPRGNYVVAEPTSGLPPGRLIPLPVMAEGQVRELEEDLSTHLEVTLGYVRLPAAQVAQLPAFPPAVVPALTLAKGPASRREFVRIGHLSSPRRLPQLWIQGFVSEASAARPNHDIDAPALDNALKMILAERTRIFARLRLADLATKTLPLSYVDSEAALFALRAMGYAVVTDSESLSRDDSYKGDDVDAFELARPSQAATAPTSAGAEGGSPFGGGTASALSTLQPDQQNRFLPRFPAIRNLPTTIALDRLPLVVKIPSTDKTNMGLVGGEHAPAGRDQLGLTIIPNAASPLSETVTGGSSELLVIYHPQYPEQLAKVSRLINDTIDRPARQVYVEGLVLEISQDGLKELGVQWDLKSGSSVLSLGSLIPVPPGGNALSYLYDRNANVSPTQLIARINALVQTNKAQVLSRPSIITLDNRQATIRVGTDIPVATSTDASGTGSGSNRVAFSFQYIPTGILLNVRPRISDDQSEISMLIDATVSATVPGQDLQVLDPATKIALASAPTISTRRVQTYARILDNQSLIIGGLLSRNQVTKRSKTPLLGDIPFVGAFFSHTSTEDDRREVIIVLTPSVVTENIRETKAQYPKDDDRFDQVNTELFKSHYRLRAEDLIDSSDFRFNARFRAYRDAANRAIERKPELATRAPFPQFAGTRVPGEFFFLSGTVYRMLDRMDAGDPIRVENLKFFERSPGGDLRPASVAQALARYGDGTDPASFFARNPGKALAMTFRLSRTSLAPGDSFTETIPEIRLVDCADRATWRQQLWELSKPDAAGVARFTVLIQDPSDLRRLQLAYATQNTILNNGGTGAMVFDRWLVGRMVHLQEVSPSWERVMNAQIAQYFFLGEHYYMYFMQEHEKALGNLEVALRAPEMQPLLEGVKLP from the coding sequence ATGTCAGCCGCTTGCGCCTTCGCGCAGTCGCCCGGCGGGCCATCGCTCCTCAATCGGCTCCTGTCGCAGCAGTCTCAGCCGCCTGCCTCTCCCGCACCGGTGCCGGCCGCGTCCCCGCGTGGCAACTACGTCGTCGCCGAACCAACCTCGGGCTTGCCGCCCGGGAGGCTGATCCCGCTGCCGGTGATGGCGGAAGGGCAGGTCCGGGAGCTCGAAGAGGACCTGTCGACGCACCTCGAGGTGACGCTCGGCTACGTCCGTTTGCCCGCTGCGCAGGTCGCGCAACTGCCCGCGTTCCCCCCGGCCGTCGTCCCCGCCCTCACGCTCGCCAAGGGGCCCGCGTCGAGGCGTGAGTTCGTGCGCATCGGCCACCTGTCCTCGCCGCGGAGGTTGCCGCAGCTCTGGATCCAGGGCTTCGTGTCCGAAGCCAGCGCCGCGCGGCCGAACCATGACATCGACGCGCCGGCCCTCGACAATGCCCTCAAGATGATCCTCGCCGAGCGAACGCGGATCTTCGCGCGGCTGCGCCTGGCGGACCTTGCGACGAAGACGCTGCCGCTGTCGTACGTGGATTCGGAAGCGGCGCTCTTCGCGCTGCGCGCCATGGGCTATGCGGTCGTCACGGACTCCGAGTCCCTCTCGCGCGATGATTCATACAAGGGCGACGACGTGGACGCCTTCGAGCTCGCTCGCCCCTCGCAGGCCGCGACAGCGCCGACGTCCGCGGGGGCGGAAGGAGGATCGCCCTTCGGAGGCGGCACGGCGAGCGCACTCTCCACGCTGCAGCCCGACCAGCAGAATCGCTTCCTGCCGCGCTTCCCGGCGATCCGGAACCTGCCGACGACGATCGCGCTCGACCGCCTGCCGCTCGTGGTGAAGATCCCGTCGACCGACAAGACCAACATGGGCCTTGTCGGGGGCGAGCATGCTCCGGCCGGCCGCGACCAACTGGGCCTCACCATCATCCCGAACGCGGCCTCGCCGCTGTCCGAAACGGTGACGGGCGGATCCTCCGAGCTGCTGGTGATCTACCACCCCCAGTACCCGGAGCAGCTGGCGAAAGTATCCCGGCTGATCAACGACACGATCGACCGGCCGGCGCGCCAGGTGTACGTCGAGGGCCTGGTGCTGGAGATCAGCCAGGACGGCCTGAAGGAGCTCGGCGTCCAGTGGGACCTCAAGAGCGGCAGCAGCGTGCTTTCCCTGGGCTCGCTGATCCCGGTGCCGCCGGGCGGCAATGCCCTCAGTTACCTGTACGACCGCAACGCCAACGTGAGCCCGACGCAGCTCATCGCGCGCATCAACGCGCTCGTGCAGACGAACAAGGCGCAGGTGCTCTCGCGGCCGAGCATCATCACGCTCGACAACCGCCAGGCGACGATTCGCGTCGGCACCGACATTCCGGTGGCCACGTCGACGGACGCGTCCGGAACGGGCAGCGGTTCCAACCGCGTCGCGTTCTCCTTCCAGTACATCCCGACCGGCATCCTGCTCAACGTGCGGCCGCGCATCTCGGACGACCAGTCCGAGATCAGCATGCTGATCGATGCGACCGTCTCGGCCACGGTGCCCGGGCAGGACCTGCAGGTGCTCGATCCCGCCACGAAGATCGCGCTCGCATCGGCGCCCACCATCTCGACGCGGCGAGTGCAGACCTATGCGCGCATCCTCGACAACCAGTCGTTGATCATCGGCGGGCTCCTATCGCGCAACCAGGTCACGAAGCGCAGCAAGACGCCGTTGCTGGGCGACATCCCCTTCGTCGGCGCGTTCTTCAGCCACACCTCGACCGAGGACGACCGGCGCGAGGTGATCATCGTGCTCACGCCCTCCGTGGTCACGGAGAACATCCGCGAGACCAAGGCGCAGTACCCGAAGGATGACGACCGCTTCGACCAGGTCAATACGGAGCTCTTCAAGTCGCACTACCGGCTGCGGGCCGAGGACCTCATCGACAGCTCGGACTTCCGCTTCAACGCGCGCTTCCGGGCCTACCGGGACGCGGCCAACCGCGCCATCGAGCGCAAGCCCGAGCTCGCGACGCGCGCTCCGTTCCCGCAGTTCGCCGGCACGCGCGTGCCCGGCGAGTTCTTCTTCCTGTCGGGCACGGTCTACCGCATGCTCGACCGGATGGACGCGGGCGACCCGATCCGCGTCGAGAACCTCAAGTTCTTCGAGCGCTCCCCCGGCGGCGACTTGCGTCCCGCGTCGGTGGCGCAGGCGCTCGCGCGCTACGGCGACGGCACGGACCCGGCGAGCTTCTTCGCTCGCAACCCCGGCAAGGCGCTCGCGATGACCTTCCGGCTTTCGCGCACGTCGCTGGCACCCGGCGACTCCTTCACCGAAACCATTCCCGAGATCCGTCTCGTGGATTGCGCGGACCGGGCCACCTGGCGGCAACAGCTCTGGGAATTGAGCAAGCCCGACGCGGCGGGCGTGGCGCGCTTCACCGTCCTCATCCAGGATCCCTCGGATCTGCGCCGGCTACAGCTCGCCTACGCGACGCAGAACACGATCCTCAACAACGGCGGCACCGGCGCGATGGTCTTCGACCGCTGGCTGGTGGGCAGGATGGTTCACCTGCAGGAAGTGTCGCCGAGCTGGGAGCGCGTGATGAACGCGCAGATCGCGCAGTACTTCTTCCTCGGCGAGCACTACTACATGTACTTCATGCAGGAGCACGAGAAGGCGCTGGGGAATCTCGAGGTGGCGCTGCGCGCGCCCGAGATGCAGCCGCTGCTGGAAGGCGTGAAGCTGCCGTAA
- a CDS encoding S8 family serine peptidase, producing MPPTAPAKRQPRPKLDPRLAMLLELDAEERRELVSRELSRIEDIGAELKAVNEDLASFPARAQEPMIHKLREIYGRLFAPMSAGLLAEGALPDSVRKTGDPVFSAFILADATPDRLAALGVTVRSQAGDVFTAFVPQSAIARLEEAPEVRYVELARSVVPTGSSTDTTQVLAPRTAARASPDFNGTGAIVGVIDSTLDLYHPDFRKQPGFATRVLGLWDQTLAPVRNEISPSFGYGVEYTRKDIDDQLSAFPGTPAYQQVRHNTGGEVGSHGTAVAGIATGNGRADPTCVGSAPGADIIFVAQADPHSANALADNVQVMDAFSYIFARAEALGLPCVVNLSNGDNLGSHDGTSMGERFLDALLEKPGRAITLSAGNSTGTACHATSTLAQGTSTTLHMSCDAQAVLSDAVEIWYDDDDRFDVTITVPGPPPLTLTVSPGDAVTAITPSGVQVVVDSTETGISGANRVSVLFLVPAGAAMPQGVTLIEVHATQVNGSGTFHAWIDRNNRLYDPVTMKEIAHVFFTTWVDDKSLTLGTPGTARHAITVGNHDGKVPPQLASTSGLGPTRDGRVKPEVAACGENVRVPWSCNRGIDSPQSLYGEKSGTSFSAPYVAGICACLFQRHGLSLTWAHLKQLLADTAGNQQLTIPDRGFGFGYLQVGPLIGNSPRAVDVWIQDDPSDTGLEPNVATVIWASPDIEILDMARVPVANPSRGPGGAATNIVRVRVRNRGTQVAANTQVHLAWAEGATYVPMDAWQTAGLFVAATGGAFTQPGSTQQIASLPPGQFAELEFGFAPPAGPADRPLTLIVQLQNAQDPWLGASQPWALLGTRNNLAMRTVQVVAASHPSPWTMQFTVAGAAASESTGLEVSSELGGGQVVLRLPQSALPLARRGQVTGEARIVDVAGGEVELTLGQGPLYVPRLVLGPGQPVGASISVTGAPAAAVPRRVHVAQRSGGQIVGGASLEVRP from the coding sequence ATGCCCCCGACGGCACCCGCCAAACGCCAGCCGAGGCCCAAGCTCGATCCCCGCCTTGCCATGCTCCTCGAGCTGGACGCGGAAGAACGGCGCGAGCTGGTGTCCCGGGAGCTTTCGCGCATCGAGGACATCGGCGCCGAGCTGAAGGCGGTCAACGAGGACCTCGCGTCCTTCCCCGCGAGGGCGCAGGAGCCGATGATCCACAAGCTCCGGGAGATCTACGGTCGCCTGTTCGCCCCGATGTCGGCCGGGCTGCTCGCCGAGGGCGCGCTGCCGGATTCGGTGCGCAAGACCGGCGACCCCGTTTTTTCCGCGTTCATCCTCGCCGACGCAACGCCGGACCGCCTCGCGGCGCTCGGCGTGACGGTGCGCAGCCAGGCGGGCGACGTCTTCACGGCGTTCGTCCCGCAGTCGGCGATCGCGCGCCTCGAGGAGGCGCCCGAAGTCCGGTATGTCGAGCTCGCCCGCAGCGTGGTTCCGACCGGCTCCTCCACGGACACGACCCAGGTCCTGGCGCCGAGGACCGCCGCGCGTGCCTCGCCGGACTTCAACGGAACGGGTGCCATCGTCGGGGTGATCGACTCCACGCTCGACCTCTACCATCCCGATTTCCGCAAGCAGCCGGGGTTTGCCACGCGCGTGCTCGGCCTGTGGGACCAGACGCTCGCGCCGGTGCGCAATGAGATCAGCCCCTCCTTCGGATATGGCGTCGAATACACCCGGAAGGACATCGACGACCAGCTTTCCGCGTTCCCCGGGACCCCCGCCTACCAGCAGGTGCGTCACAACACCGGGGGAGAAGTCGGGTCGCACGGCACGGCCGTCGCCGGCATCGCCACGGGGAACGGACGGGCGGATCCCACCTGCGTGGGAAGCGCGCCGGGTGCCGACATCATCTTCGTCGCGCAGGCCGATCCCCATTCCGCCAACGCGCTCGCCGACAACGTGCAGGTGATGGATGCCTTCAGCTACATCTTCGCGCGAGCCGAAGCGCTGGGCCTGCCGTGCGTCGTGAACCTGAGCAACGGCGACAACCTCGGGTCGCATGACGGGACCTCGATGGGAGAGCGTTTCCTCGACGCGTTGCTGGAGAAGCCGGGCCGGGCCATCACGCTCTCGGCGGGCAATTCCACGGGGACCGCATGCCACGCCACCAGCACGCTCGCGCAGGGCACCTCGACGACGTTGCACATGAGTTGCGATGCCCAGGCCGTGCTGAGCGACGCGGTGGAGATCTGGTACGACGACGACGATCGCTTCGACGTGACGATCACCGTGCCCGGCCCCCCGCCACTGACGCTCACGGTTTCCCCGGGCGACGCGGTGACGGCGATCACCCCGAGCGGAGTCCAGGTCGTCGTCGACTCGACCGAGACCGGAATCTCCGGTGCCAACCGCGTGAGCGTCCTCTTTCTCGTGCCCGCGGGTGCGGCCATGCCGCAGGGCGTGACGCTCATCGAGGTCCATGCCACCCAGGTGAACGGATCGGGGACCTTCCACGCCTGGATCGATCGCAACAACCGGCTTTACGATCCGGTGACCATGAAGGAGATCGCGCACGTCTTCTTCACGACGTGGGTCGACGACAAGTCGCTCACGCTCGGGACGCCGGGGACGGCGCGCCATGCGATCACCGTCGGGAACCACGACGGCAAGGTTCCGCCGCAGCTCGCGAGCACCAGCGGACTGGGCCCCACGCGCGACGGCCGCGTGAAGCCGGAGGTCGCGGCCTGCGGCGAAAACGTGCGCGTGCCCTGGTCCTGCAACCGCGGAATCGACTCGCCTCAATCCCTGTACGGCGAGAAATCGGGGACCAGCTTCTCCGCCCCGTACGTGGCGGGAATCTGTGCGTGCCTGTTCCAGCGCCATGGGCTCAGCCTCACCTGGGCCCACTTGAAGCAGCTGCTGGCCGACACGGCGGGCAACCAGCAGTTGACGATCCCCGACCGCGGCTTCGGGTTCGGATACCTGCAGGTCGGTCCGCTCATCGGCAACTCACCGCGCGCGGTCGACGTGTGGATCCAGGATGACCCGTCCGATACCGGACTCGAACCGAATGTCGCGACGGTCATCTGGGCTTCACCCGATATCGAGATCCTCGACATGGCGCGCGTCCCGGTCGCCAATCCTTCGAGAGGCCCCGGCGGCGCGGCAACGAACATCGTGCGCGTCCGCGTGCGCAACCGGGGCACGCAGGTGGCTGCCAACACGCAGGTCCACCTGGCGTGGGCCGAAGGTGCGACCTATGTGCCGATGGACGCATGGCAGACGGCCGGCCTTTTCGTCGCGGCGACGGGCGGTGCGTTCACGCAACCCGGTAGCACCCAGCAGATTGCCTCCCTGCCTCCCGGACAATTCGCGGAGCTCGAGTTCGGCTTCGCGCCCCCCGCGGGGCCCGCCGATCGGCCGCTCACGCTCATCGTGCAGCTCCAGAATGCGCAGGATCCGTGGCTCGGTGCTTCGCAACCCTGGGCGTTGCTGGGCACGCGCAACAACCTGGCGATGAGGACGGTGCAGGTCGTCGCCGCGTCCCATCCGTCGCCGTGGACGATGCAGTTCACCGTCGCGGGCGCTGCTGCCAGCGAATCGACCGGCCTCGAGGTCTCGTCCGAGCTCGGGGGCGGGCAGGTCGTGCTTCGCCTGCCGCAATCGGCGCTGCCGCTCGCACGTCGCGGGCAGGTGACCGGCGAGGCCAGGATCGTCGATGTGGCGGGCGGCGAGGTCGAGCTCACCCTGGGACAAGGCCCGCTCTACGTTCCCCGCCTGGTCCTGGGCCCCGGGCAACCTGTGGGGGCGTCGATCTCCGTGACCGGCGCTCCCGCCGCCGCCGTCCCCCGGCGCGTGCATGTCGCACAGCGCTCCGGGGGCCAGATCGTCGGCGGGGCCAGCCTGGAGGTACGTCCTTGA
- a CDS encoding ATP-binding protein: MTDIPANGGGIRCPGCGSFERLPRRFCGECGFDFHKSMAHAAERRSLTVMFCDLVGSTALSERLDPEELGEVILAYRDVVSNATTSFGGFVARYVGDGIVAYFGYPRAHDDDPVRALHAALETVERVRRISERGTHIQVRVGVHTGLVVVGDLARGTAREEAGVLGETPNVSARLMSLAPPDGVLVSGVTQALASASFNFRDVGDTPIRGLSRPVRIFELLSAARVAPGSLGATPHVTPLANRTEELALLEARWHDALEGKGQAVAISGEPGIGKSRLVRAFADNLAGSDHLKMSFQCSPFFTNSAFHPVVDFLTRWLDKSDENPLEQLAYIVDSIGMDPAEVVPAMAALLSLPHSPRYPAPQVTGRVQRDLTMAFLSEWLMRLAADRATVIVIEDLHWADASTLELVTSLLDKLGDARILLLAAFRPQFQHPWGAHKLVANLRLDRLTAPHVHEMIALVTAGDPLSAALREQVALRTDGVPLFIEELTRAVLESPTLRDAAAPAPGQGELEIPISLHATLMARLDSMNAAKRVAQRASVLGREFSHGLLVATIDLPEAELEQGLTQLVDAELLFRFGTPPAATYLFKHSMIQETAYRSLLRTQRRDYHAMIADGLVKGFPGICEGQPELVAHHLTEARRPQEAAGYWRSAGERALSRSANVEASAHLRKGLDELAACPPSSEKSLEEVQLLVAYGSALSALKGSAATEVEQTYARARELCGQLGDSRHLFPVLRGLHSFYVVRGPLRTACSMVEELLETAERDTNPLQLIEANRRLGWCRFCMGDIESGRASLRESLEAYDRAQSTRHILTVGSDPGVIGLANLAWLEGLAGNPWQAVDYSTRAIELARELSFDLGLAYATGMSAALYQSFGDAAKTAQLARETIELARRCGFPYWVAWETGLLGWAMAAQGETESGIEMIEKGLRSYQETGSGLFCAHLSTLLADANLRAGRYDRVLKACEEGFVFSDRTDAHFFDAELHRLEGEGVLGRDADAKGAANCFREAITCARDQGAGLLELRAAIRLAQLEHTRGDATGAARVLAESRGSFRGDPACGEYERASELLRAWD; encoded by the coding sequence ATGACCGATATTCCTGCCAACGGCGGCGGTATCCGTTGCCCGGGCTGCGGCAGCTTCGAGCGGCTCCCGCGCCGCTTCTGCGGCGAGTGCGGCTTCGATTTCCACAAGAGCATGGCCCATGCGGCCGAGCGCCGCTCGCTCACGGTCATGTTCTGCGACCTCGTGGGCTCCACGGCCCTCTCGGAGCGCCTCGATCCCGAAGAGCTGGGCGAGGTGATCCTCGCGTACCGGGACGTGGTGTCCAACGCGACGACGAGCTTCGGAGGCTTCGTGGCGCGCTACGTCGGCGATGGCATCGTCGCCTACTTCGGCTACCCGCGAGCCCACGACGACGACCCGGTGCGGGCACTGCATGCGGCCCTGGAGACCGTCGAACGCGTGCGCCGCATCTCCGAACGCGGCACGCACATCCAGGTGCGGGTTGGCGTGCACACCGGACTCGTGGTCGTGGGCGATCTTGCCCGCGGCACGGCTCGCGAGGAAGCGGGCGTGCTGGGAGAGACGCCGAACGTCTCGGCGCGCCTCATGAGCCTTGCCCCGCCCGATGGGGTTCTCGTGAGCGGCGTGACCCAGGCGCTGGCCTCAGCCTCTTTCAACTTCAGGGATGTGGGCGACACGCCCATCCGCGGCCTGTCGCGGCCCGTGCGGATCTTCGAGCTGCTGTCCGCGGCGCGGGTTGCACCGGGCTCGCTGGGAGCCACTCCTCATGTGACGCCGCTCGCCAACCGCACCGAGGAGCTGGCGCTCCTGGAAGCGCGCTGGCACGACGCGCTGGAAGGCAAAGGTCAGGCCGTCGCCATCAGCGGCGAGCCGGGCATCGGCAAGTCGCGCCTCGTGCGTGCGTTCGCCGACAACCTCGCGGGCAGCGATCACCTGAAGATGTCCTTCCAGTGCTCGCCGTTCTTCACCAACAGCGCGTTCCATCCGGTCGTCGATTTCCTCACGCGCTGGCTCGACAAGTCGGACGAGAATCCGCTCGAGCAGCTGGCCTACATCGTGGACTCCATCGGCATGGATCCCGCGGAGGTCGTGCCGGCGATGGCGGCGCTGCTGTCGCTGCCGCACTCGCCGCGCTACCCCGCGCCGCAAGTCACGGGCCGCGTGCAGCGCGACCTCACGATGGCGTTCCTCAGCGAATGGTTGATGCGCCTGGCTGCCGATCGCGCGACCGTCATCGTGATCGAGGACCTGCACTGGGCCGATGCTTCGACGCTCGAGCTCGTGACGTCGCTCCTCGACAAGCTCGGAGATGCCCGCATCCTGCTGCTCGCGGCCTTCCGGCCGCAGTTCCAGCATCCGTGGGGCGCACACAAGCTCGTCGCCAACCTGCGCCTCGATCGCCTCACCGCACCGCACGTGCACGAGATGATCGCGCTCGTGACGGCCGGCGATCCGCTCTCGGCGGCGCTTCGCGAGCAGGTGGCGCTGAGGACGGACGGCGTGCCCCTCTTCATCGAGGAGCTCACGCGCGCGGTGCTGGAGTCGCCGACGTTGCGCGACGCTGCCGCACCGGCACCGGGACAGGGCGAGCTGGAGATTCCGATCTCGCTGCACGCCACGCTCATGGCGAGGCTCGACAGCATGAATGCCGCCAAGCGCGTCGCGCAGCGCGCGTCGGTGCTGGGCCGCGAGTTCTCCCACGGCTTGCTCGTGGCCACCATCGATCTCCCGGAAGCGGAGCTCGAGCAGGGCCTCACGCAGCTCGTGGACGCGGAGCTGCTCTTCCGCTTCGGCACGCCGCCGGCCGCCACGTATCTCTTCAAGCATTCGATGATCCAGGAGACGGCGTACCGCTCGCTCCTGCGCACGCAGCGCCGCGACTACCACGCGATGATCGCCGATGGATTGGTGAAGGGCTTCCCGGGGATCTGCGAGGGACAGCCCGAGCTCGTCGCGCATCACCTCACGGAGGCGCGCCGCCCGCAGGAGGCGGCGGGGTACTGGCGCAGCGCCGGCGAACGGGCTCTCTCGAGGTCGGCGAACGTCGAAGCGAGTGCGCATCTGCGCAAGGGCCTGGACGAGCTCGCGGCCTGCCCGCCGTCCTCCGAAAAATCGCTCGAGGAAGTGCAGCTGCTGGTCGCCTATGGCTCGGCACTCAGCGCGTTGAAGGGCTCGGCCGCGACGGAAGTGGAACAGACCTATGCGCGGGCGCGCGAGCTCTGCGGCCAGCTCGGCGATTCACGCCACCTCTTCCCGGTGCTTCGCGGCCTGCACAGCTTCTACGTCGTGCGCGGGCCGCTTCGCACGGCGTGCTCGATGGTGGAAGAGCTGCTCGAGACGGCGGAGCGCGACACCAACCCGTTGCAGCTGATCGAAGCGAACCGCCGCCTCGGCTGGTGCCGCTTCTGCATGGGCGACATCGAATCGGGCCGCGCGTCGCTGCGCGAATCGCTCGAGGCCTACGACCGGGCGCAGTCCACGCGCCACATCCTCACCGTGGGGTCGGACCCGGGCGTCATCGGGCTCGCGAACCTCGCATGGCTGGAAGGCCTGGCCGGCAACCCGTGGCAGGCCGTCGACTACAGCACCCGCGCGATCGAGCTGGCGCGCGAGCTGTCGTTCGACCTGGGCCTCGCCTACGCCACGGGGATGTCGGCCGCGCTCTACCAAAGCTTCGGAGACGCGGCAAAGACCGCGCAACTCGCACGCGAGACGATCGAGCTCGCGCGGCGGTGCGGGTTTCCGTATTGGGTCGCGTGGGAGACGGGGCTGCTCGGTTGGGCGATGGCCGCGCAAGGCGAGACGGAGAGCGGCATCGAGATGATCGAGAAAGGACTGCGTTCCTACCAGGAGACCGGTTCCGGCCTCTTCTGCGCCCATCTGTCGACCCTGCTCGCGGACGCGAACCTCCGTGCCGGCCGCTACGACCGTGTGTTGAAGGCTTGCGAGGAAGGCTTCGTCTTCTCGGACCGCACGGACGCACACTTCTTCGACGCGGAGCTTCACCGCCTCGAAGGCGAAGGCGTGCTTGGCCGAGATGCGGACGCGAAGGGCGCGGCGAATTGCTTCCGCGAGGCGATCACTTGCGCGCGAGACCAGGGCGCGGGGCTGCTCGAGCTGCGCGCGGCCATTCGCCTCGCCCAGCTCGAACACACGCGAGGCGACGCAACGGGTGCGGCCCGGGTGCTGGCCGAATCCCGCGGCTCGTTCCGCGGCGATCCGGCGTGCGGGGAATACGAGCGCGCGAGCGAGCTGCTGCGCGCCTGGGATTGA